Proteins encoded in a region of the Cupriavidus pauculus genome:
- a CDS encoding glycosyltransferase produces the protein MGEPRALRILLVATGLKVGGAEHQVAALAGAFRALGHVVAIVSLSPGREIEVPAGVEVIELAMRKTPAGLARALWQARAFVRAWRPDIIHAHMVHANLFARLLTRIVRCPPLVCTAHSYREGGRARMLAYRLTDRWCALTTHVSEAGRAGMIAAGAVPAARVVVMPNGIDIARFHYDAERRARTRASLGIDDGTPLLMHVGRLVPAKAQHVLIDAFARAHDKRARLLIAGGGPLADALAAQVHARGLDGRVQLLGPRQDVPALLDAADAFALSSEIEGSPLALAEALANGCPVVSTDAPGVREIVDGLGAIVPRGDAEALATAIDTAVREGRGDARAQAARRAHVRATCALDTVAQRWLACYATLRAAPRDSRLEPA, from the coding sequence ATGGGTGAACCACGCGCGCTGCGCATCCTGCTCGTCGCCACCGGCCTCAAGGTCGGCGGTGCCGAGCATCAGGTGGCCGCGCTGGCCGGAGCGTTTCGCGCGCTTGGCCATGTGGTGGCCATCGTCAGCCTGTCGCCGGGTCGCGAGATCGAGGTGCCCGCCGGCGTCGAGGTGATCGAACTCGCGATGCGCAAGACGCCGGCGGGCCTCGCCCGCGCGCTGTGGCAGGCCCGCGCCTTCGTGCGCGCATGGCGGCCCGATATCATCCACGCGCACATGGTGCACGCCAACCTGTTTGCCCGGCTGCTCACGCGCATCGTCCGTTGCCCACCGCTGGTCTGCACCGCGCACAGCTATCGCGAGGGCGGCCGCGCGCGCATGCTCGCCTATCGTCTGACCGACCGATGGTGCGCGTTGACCACGCACGTCAGCGAAGCGGGCCGCGCGGGCATGATCGCCGCCGGCGCGGTACCCGCCGCGCGCGTCGTCGTCATGCCGAACGGCATCGATATCGCGCGCTTTCATTACGATGCGGAGCGGCGCGCGCGCACGCGTGCCAGCCTCGGCATCGACGACGGCACGCCGTTGCTGATGCATGTGGGCCGGCTCGTGCCGGCCAAGGCCCAGCATGTGCTGATCGACGCGTTCGCGCGCGCCCATGACAAGCGCGCGCGGCTGCTGATCGCGGGCGGCGGGCCGCTGGCCGATGCGCTTGCCGCCCAGGTCCACGCGCGGGGCCTCGACGGCCGCGTGCAGCTGCTTGGCCCCCGACAGGACGTGCCCGCGCTGCTCGACGCCGCCGACGCCTTTGCACTCTCCTCGGAGATCGAGGGCTCTCCGCTGGCACTCGCGGAAGCACTGGCGAACGGTTGCCCGGTCGTGTCCACCGACGCGCCGGGCGTGCGCGAGATCGTCGATGGACTCGGCGCGATCGTGCCGCGTGGCGATGCCGAAGCGCTCGCCACCGCCATCGATACCGCAGTGCGCGAGGGGCGCGGCGATGCCCGCGCGCAGGCCGCGCGCCGCGCGCATGTCCGCGCGACCTGTGCGCTGGATACCGTCGCGCAACGCTGGCTCGCCTGCTACGCCACGCTGCGCGCCGCGCCTCGCGATTCCCGGCTGGAGCCCGCATGA
- a CDS encoding chain-length determining protein: MTDNLQPARPATLRGDGLTAGEGIDFIFRHKYRLLGLPVLGAIIAVLVAMALPKQWQASTIMQVGQLFYSTENDQPQLAVIEPTARAVERVRLEQFQDAVLQRLNLPTAPNVNRDTDLLRASINARLIRNAELLEISVRGTSPEMAQRVIQAYQDQLILEHLKLAEPSLKRIAAENAQVARDVTAAENRQKQLSTLAQERLKEGLRGQFSESVLLNQLIDRNDKELRDLKRRASYLLEQSSPERTFNTRPMGGIEVTKRPVWPRKINFLIIGGALGLALGLVWSLLRERRLRAAAR, encoded by the coding sequence ATGACTGACAATTTGCAACCGGCGCGCCCCGCGACGCTTCGAGGTGACGGCCTGACCGCCGGAGAAGGTATCGATTTCATCTTCCGCCACAAATACCGGCTATTGGGCCTGCCCGTGCTCGGCGCGATCATCGCGGTCCTCGTGGCAATGGCGCTGCCGAAACAGTGGCAGGCCAGCACGATCATGCAGGTGGGTCAATTGTTCTACAGCACGGAGAACGACCAGCCGCAGCTCGCGGTGATCGAACCGACCGCGCGCGCGGTGGAACGGGTACGGCTCGAGCAGTTTCAGGACGCCGTCCTGCAACGGCTCAACCTGCCGACGGCGCCCAACGTCAATCGCGATACCGACCTGCTGCGCGCGAGCATCAATGCGCGGTTGATCCGGAATGCCGAGTTGCTCGAGATCAGCGTGCGCGGCACCTCGCCCGAGATGGCACAGCGCGTGATTCAGGCCTATCAGGATCAATTGATTCTGGAGCATCTGAAGCTCGCCGAGCCTTCGCTCAAACGTATCGCCGCCGAAAATGCGCAGGTCGCGCGCGACGTGACCGCGGCGGAGAACCGCCAGAAGCAACTGAGCACGCTGGCGCAGGAACGTTTGAAGGAGGGCCTGCGTGGACAGTTCTCCGAGTCCGTGCTGCTGAACCAGCTGATCGATCGTAACGACAAGGAACTGCGCGACCTCAAGCGCCGGGCCTCGTATCTGCTCGAACAGTCGAGCCCGGAGCGGACCTTCAATACACGCCCCATGGGCGGCATCGAGGTGACCAAGCGTCCCGTGTGGCCGCGCAAGATCAACTTCCTGATCATCGGTGGCGCCCTCGGCCTGGCTCTGGGCCTCGTCTGGTCGCTGCTGCGAGAACGGCGCCTGCGCGCGGCGGCACGCTGA
- a CDS encoding sugar transferase, whose amino-acid sequence MKRLFDFCLAVFASLVLAIPFVIVAVLVKLTSRGPALYWSDRVGRDNRIFRMPKFRSMRIDTPVVATHLLNDPNSFLTPIGGFLRKSSLDEIPQLWSILVGDMSFVGPRPALYNQDDLIALRTERGVEKIRPGLTGWAQINGRDDLPIATKVNYDAEYLARQSLVFDLRIIILTALKVLKRDGVSH is encoded by the coding sequence ATGAAACGTCTCTTCGATTTTTGCCTTGCAGTCTTTGCTTCGCTCGTGCTGGCGATTCCGTTCGTGATCGTCGCGGTGCTGGTGAAACTGACGTCGCGCGGTCCCGCGCTGTATTGGTCCGACCGCGTCGGCCGGGATAATCGCATTTTCCGGATGCCGAAGTTCCGATCGATGCGTATCGATACGCCCGTGGTCGCCACGCATTTGCTGAACGATCCGAATTCGTTCCTGACGCCGATCGGCGGTTTCCTTCGCAAGTCGAGCCTCGACGAGATTCCGCAGCTGTGGAGCATCCTCGTCGGGGATATGAGCTTTGTCGGGCCGCGTCCCGCGCTGTATAACCAGGACGACCTGATTGCGCTGCGCACCGAGCGCGGCGTGGAGAAGATTCGTCCGGGGCTGACCGGCTGGGCCCAGATCAATGGCCGGGACGATCTGCCGATCGCGACCAAGGTCAATTACGACGCCGAATATCTGGCGCGTCAGTCGTTGGTTTTCGATCTTAGGATTATAATTTTGACCGCGTTAAAGGTTTTGAAGCGGGACGGCGTGTCTCATTGA
- a CDS encoding exopolysaccharide biosynthesis polyprenyl glycosylphosphotransferase produces the protein MQDNTRPAPGSAATSETVRRASRMLSWAMLGLLLFGLNLILAEGLRHAGIATYVFTRTMAWSILPYLCTFVLLHRSLHLPSIEGNSLVGVAGTLPFALLLLGFAALHIEYSRGALMLGYLTTLAWSGFGYRRFVQNYVPVFGYTDPRALAQLEGILSMPGASAPSAMRFVLIRSLEEAAHCDGLMLDRTATADPERTRALARFKLGHVRMYSVERVGEMLTGRVGLAHIDENFLDDHARHYLYGFIKRVLDVSAVLCLAPLVLPAALLTALAIRIESPGPVLFRQTRVGRFGTTFTMLKFRSMAVQIDAPAQFAARHDPRVTRVGRVIRKYRLDELPQLWNVLTADMSLIGPRPEQVPMVDKFSETIAYYPYRHLVRPGLSGWAQVQQGYVGSHEETITKLSYDLYYVKHCSFALDLLIAVKTVRTLLTGYGAR, from the coding sequence GTGCAGGACAACACGCGCCCCGCGCCCGGCAGCGCGGCCACTTCGGAAACCGTGCGCCGCGCCAGCCGGATGCTGAGCTGGGCCATGCTCGGCCTGCTGCTGTTCGGCCTGAACCTGATCCTGGCGGAAGGCCTGCGCCACGCGGGCATCGCCACGTACGTGTTCACGCGCACGATGGCCTGGTCGATCCTGCCCTACCTGTGCACGTTCGTGCTGCTGCACCGTTCACTGCACCTGCCGTCCATCGAGGGCAACAGCCTCGTCGGCGTGGCCGGCACGCTGCCGTTCGCGCTGCTGCTGCTCGGCTTTGCCGCGCTTCATATCGAGTACTCGCGCGGCGCGCTGATGCTGGGCTACCTGACCACGCTGGCCTGGAGCGGCTTCGGCTACCGGCGCTTCGTGCAGAACTACGTGCCGGTCTTCGGCTATACCGATCCGCGCGCGCTCGCCCAGCTCGAGGGCATCCTGTCGATGCCGGGCGCGTCGGCGCCGAGCGCGATGCGCTTCGTGCTCATCCGCTCGCTCGAGGAAGCCGCGCACTGCGATGGCCTGATGCTCGACCGCACGGCCACGGCCGATCCCGAACGCACGCGCGCGCTCGCGCGCTTCAAGCTCGGCCATGTGCGCATGTATTCGGTGGAGCGCGTCGGCGAAATGCTGACCGGCCGCGTGGGCCTCGCCCATATCGACGAGAACTTCCTCGACGACCACGCGCGGCATTATCTGTACGGCTTTATCAAGCGCGTGCTCGACGTGAGCGCGGTGCTGTGCCTCGCGCCGCTGGTATTGCCGGCCGCGTTGCTCACCGCACTGGCCATCCGCATCGAATCGCCGGGGCCGGTACTGTTCCGGCAGACGCGCGTGGGCCGGTTCGGCACGACCTTCACGATGCTCAAGTTCCGCAGCATGGCCGTGCAGATCGATGCGCCCGCGCAGTTCGCGGCGCGCCACGACCCGCGCGTCACGCGCGTGGGCCGCGTCATCCGCAAGTACCGGCTCGACGAGCTGCCCCAGCTCTGGAACGTGCTGACCGCGGACATGAGCCTGATCGGCCCGCGTCCCGAGCAGGTGCCGATGGTCGACAAGTTCTCGGAGACCATCGCCTACTACCCGTATCGCCATCTCGTCCGGCCCGGCCTGTCCGGCTGGGCGCAGGTGCAGCAGGGCTACGTGGGCAGCCACGAGGAAACGATCACCAAGCTCAGTTACGACCTCTATTACGTCAAGCATTGCTCGTTCGCGCTCGACCTGCTGATTGCGGTCAAGACCGTGCGCACGCTGCTGACGGGATACGGGGCGCGCTGA
- a CDS encoding lipopolysaccharide biosynthesis protein has protein sequence MNRRVAANLAWMLFERGLQVGIGIVVVAMLARALGPVGFAHFQYAQSMVLIAAAFALVCGAEVVVPRLVAASGPDAEVARHALLAHAFVLRFAGGVIGYLLMCGYLGITSPDAEIWHAALLLGIAILLREPFGVVSAWMQARTHNRPGVLFNMAALGTKAALVGTLFLCGVREVSGYAAAFAIEAIVVAAMQMLYFRLRMREHRVGGLLSVHWQRARLHELLTSGALFWGSFILMMAARRVDQLVLQPAVPAAEFGAYAACMQILDNFTVLASVLAAGLAPAYVYARDTLAEARTNTGRVAFALAGVGLLGGAAIAACAPWIVHLLYGHAFAPTIALLRAAALLSSLVFADVGLTLLAVHLRRPDWIAIKWLMVFVVTLLFDLVMVPRHGSWGAIAGYGLGNAVATLVGIAFWWRCRPATSVATP, from the coding sequence ATGAACCGGCGCGTCGCGGCCAATCTCGCGTGGATGCTGTTCGAGCGCGGCCTGCAGGTCGGCATCGGCATCGTCGTCGTGGCGATGCTCGCGCGCGCGCTCGGGCCCGTCGGCTTCGCGCACTTTCAGTATGCGCAGTCGATGGTCCTTATCGCGGCCGCGTTCGCGCTCGTGTGCGGCGCCGAAGTCGTGGTGCCACGCCTCGTTGCCGCGTCGGGCCCCGATGCGGAGGTGGCACGCCACGCGCTGCTGGCCCATGCATTCGTGCTCCGCTTCGCGGGCGGCGTCATCGGCTATCTGCTGATGTGCGGATATCTCGGTATCACCTCGCCCGACGCGGAAATCTGGCACGCCGCGCTGCTGCTGGGCATCGCGATCCTGCTGCGCGAGCCGTTCGGCGTGGTCTCCGCATGGATGCAGGCGCGCACGCACAACCGCCCCGGCGTGCTGTTCAACATGGCGGCGCTCGGCACCAAGGCCGCGCTCGTCGGCACGCTGTTTCTGTGCGGCGTGCGCGAGGTCAGCGGCTACGCGGCCGCGTTCGCCATCGAAGCGATCGTGGTGGCGGCAATGCAGATGCTCTATTTCCGGCTGCGCATGCGCGAGCATCGCGTCGGCGGCCTGCTCAGCGTCCATTGGCAGCGCGCGCGTCTGCATGAACTGCTGACGAGCGGCGCGCTGTTCTGGGGCAGCTTCATCCTGATGATGGCCGCGCGCCGCGTCGATCAGCTGGTGCTGCAACCGGCGGTGCCGGCCGCGGAGTTCGGCGCCTATGCGGCGTGCATGCAGATTCTCGACAACTTTACCGTGCTCGCGAGCGTGCTTGCCGCGGGCCTCGCACCGGCGTACGTCTACGCGCGCGACACCCTCGCCGAGGCACGCACGAACACGGGCCGCGTCGCATTTGCGCTCGCGGGCGTCGGCCTCCTCGGCGGCGCCGCGATCGCCGCCTGCGCGCCGTGGATCGTGCATCTGCTCTACGGGCACGCGTTCGCGCCGACCATCGCGCTGCTGCGTGCCGCGGCCCTGCTCTCGTCGCTCGTGTTCGCCGACGTCGGGCTCACGCTGCTGGCCGTGCATCTGCGCCGCCCCGACTGGATCGCCATCAAATGGCTCATGGTCTTTGTCGTGACGCTGCTCTTCGACCTCGTCATGGTGCCGCGCCACGGCAGCTGGGGCGCGATCGCGGGCTACGGCCTGGGCAATGCGGTGGCAACGCTGGTCGGCATCGCGTTCTGGTGGCGCTGCCGTCCGGCAACGAGCGTGGCCACGCCATGA
- a CDS encoding glycosyltransferase family 4 protein, producing MTLPTVCFLTGTLNAFAGAERMTAVIANGLAERGYRVHVLSLYDRTSVFPLHQDVTHHALFDARPSFRREYLTTVLGIRRFVREHGVDVLVEVDTMLTLFTVPAMLGMRVRRVAWEHCHFDEDLGRPARRVARRLAAWTNAAIVVLTERDRERWLTLRRGAHRVRAIGNALPFAMPDEPAPRDHRVLLAVGRLTHAKGFDILLRAWARVHASLPGWQLRIVGDGEERDALHDQLGALARASDLAASVTFAGTTADVSGEYRRAAAFCLSSRYEGFGLVLIEAMAYGLPIVATHCETGPKSLLEDDVNAVVVPVEDDAALGRALVRVCNDAALQDRLATGGRAFAGQFALPRILAHWSQLLDSLKRG from the coding sequence ATGACGCTGCCGACGGTATGTTTTCTCACGGGGACGCTCAATGCGTTCGCGGGGGCCGAACGCATGACGGCCGTCATCGCCAACGGACTGGCCGAGCGCGGATACCGCGTGCACGTACTGAGCCTGTACGACCGGACCAGCGTGTTTCCGCTGCATCAGGACGTGACGCACCATGCGCTGTTCGACGCACGGCCGTCGTTCAGGCGCGAGTATCTAACAACGGTGCTCGGCATTCGCCGCTTCGTGCGCGAGCACGGCGTCGATGTGCTGGTCGAGGTGGATACGATGCTCACGCTGTTCACGGTGCCGGCGATGCTGGGGATGCGCGTGCGGCGGGTCGCGTGGGAGCATTGCCATTTCGACGAGGACCTAGGGCGGCCGGCGCGACGGGTGGCGCGCCGACTGGCCGCATGGACGAATGCCGCCATCGTGGTCCTGACCGAGCGGGACCGTGAGCGGTGGCTGACCCTGCGGCGCGGCGCGCATCGGGTGCGCGCCATCGGCAATGCGTTGCCGTTTGCCATGCCCGACGAGCCCGCGCCGCGCGACCATCGTGTCCTGCTCGCGGTCGGACGGCTCACGCATGCCAAGGGCTTCGATATCCTGCTGCGCGCATGGGCGCGGGTGCATGCCTCGCTGCCGGGCTGGCAGTTGCGTATCGTGGGCGATGGCGAGGAGCGCGACGCGTTGCACGACCAGTTGGGCGCGCTTGCCAGAGCTTCGGATCTGGCGGCCAGCGTCACCTTTGCGGGCACGACCGCCGACGTGAGCGGAGAGTATCGCCGTGCCGCGGCGTTCTGCCTGAGTTCGCGCTACGAAGGGTTCGGACTCGTACTAATCGAGGCCATGGCCTATGGCTTGCCGATCGTCGCCACGCATTGCGAGACGGGACCGAAGTCCCTGCTGGAAGACGATGTCAACGCGGTCGTGGTGCCGGTCGAGGATGACGCGGCGCTGGGGCGCGCGCTCGTGCGCGTCTGCAACGACGCGGCCCTGCAGGATCGGCTCGCGACGGGTGGGCGAGCCTTTGCGGGGCAATTCGCGCTGCCCCGCATTCTGGCGCACTGGAGCCAGTTGCTCGACAGCCTGAAGCGGGGCTGA
- a CDS encoding glycosyltransferase translates to MPSPLVPPRPRIAYLITNSEIGGAQSHVADLLRALHGRIDATVLAGGDGPLFTAARAAGAQTVVLRRLDNRLSPWRAALAFREVLRALRAAAPDLVHVHSAKAGALGRLAAWCLRLPVVYTVHGFAFKPQAPTLRRVAARIAEWCLAPITTRVICVARAERALAATLPIPARRIDVIPNGIADTPLRAQPGAPLRRLVMVARLASPKRPDLLIRAFGQALRDPVAAPLFGGCELVIAGSGPDLPALQALADREAPGRVSLRGNVADIPALLAAAQGFVLVSDHEGLPLSVLEAMRAGLPVIASDLPGIREQLGDDDGRLIAGNDVDALAAALCELAASPALRAALGQRARARYLRDFGLDAMADATWRVYREALADRSPGLARAGTEGA, encoded by the coding sequence GTGCCCTCGCCTCTCGTTCCGCCCCGTCCGCGCATCGCCTACCTGATCACGAACTCCGAAATCGGGGGGGCCCAGTCGCACGTCGCCGACCTGCTCCGCGCGCTGCATGGCCGCATCGACGCCACGGTGCTGGCCGGCGGCGATGGCCCGCTGTTTACCGCCGCCCGGGCCGCCGGCGCGCAGACCGTCGTCCTGCGCCGCCTCGACAACCGCCTGTCTCCGTGGCGCGCGGCGCTGGCGTTCCGGGAAGTCCTGCGCGCGCTGCGCGCCGCCGCGCCCGATCTCGTGCACGTGCACAGCGCCAAGGCCGGCGCGCTCGGCCGGCTGGCGGCCTGGTGCCTGCGCCTGCCCGTGGTCTACACCGTGCACGGCTTCGCGTTCAAGCCGCAGGCCCCGACCCTGCGCCGCGTCGCGGCACGGATCGCGGAATGGTGCCTGGCCCCGATCACCACGCGCGTGATCTGCGTCGCGCGGGCCGAGCGGGCACTGGCGGCCACGCTGCCGATTCCGGCGCGGCGCATCGACGTGATTCCCAACGGCATTGCCGATACGCCGCTGCGTGCCCAGCCGGGTGCCCCGCTGCGACGGCTCGTCATGGTGGCGCGGCTGGCCTCGCCCAAACGCCCGGACCTGCTGATCCGCGCGTTCGGGCAGGCGCTCCGCGACCCGGTCGCCGCGCCGCTGTTCGGCGGCTGCGAGCTGGTCATCGCGGGCAGTGGCCCGGACCTGCCTGCGCTGCAGGCACTGGCGGACCGCGAGGCGCCCGGGCGCGTCTCGCTGCGCGGCAATGTCGCCGACATTCCGGCACTGCTCGCCGCCGCGCAGGGGTTCGTGCTGGTGTCCGATCACGAAGGCCTGCCGCTATCGGTACTCGAGGCGATGCGCGCGGGCCTGCCCGTGATCGCCTCGGATCTTCCCGGCATCCGGGAGCAGCTTGGCGATGACGACGGCCGCCTGATCGCCGGCAACGACGTCGATGCGCTCGCCGCGGCCCTCTGCGAGCTCGCGGCCTCGCCCGCGTTGCGCGCGGCGCTGGGCCAGCGTGCCCGCGCGCGATATCTGCGCGACTTCGGCCTCGACGCCATGGCTGACGCCACCTGGCGTGTCTACCGCGAAGCGCTGGCGGACCGTTCGCCCGGTCTCGCCCGCGCGGGCACGGAGGGCGCCTGA
- a CDS encoding UDP-glucose 4-epimerase family protein, which yields MGRILVTGANGFVGKALVAQLSASGQPYAGTVRERASATDGHQIAIGDIDGQTDWRPALEGVSAIIHLANRAHVMHETAADPLALFRAINTDGTLNLARQAAAAGVRRFVFVSSVKVNGESTDGRPFTPEDPPAPTDPYGISKWEAEQALARLSQETGLEVVIVRPPLIYGPGVKANFLRLVQAIGRGMPLPFGLVRNKRSLVAVDNLCSALIACATHEAAAGHTFLVSDGQDLSTPELVRAIARGTGRPARLLPVPPALMLLAAGMLGKGEAARRVLGSLQVDASALQRVLGWYPPYSASDKLAESARHVVESRK from the coding sequence ATGGGCAGAATTCTAGTAACGGGCGCGAACGGGTTTGTCGGCAAGGCGCTGGTGGCGCAGTTGTCCGCGTCCGGCCAGCCGTACGCGGGGACGGTGCGCGAGCGCGCGTCCGCGACGGACGGTCATCAGATCGCGATCGGCGACATCGACGGACAGACGGACTGGCGCCCGGCGCTGGAAGGCGTTTCCGCGATCATCCATCTGGCCAACCGCGCGCACGTGATGCACGAAACGGCGGCCGATCCGCTCGCGCTGTTTCGCGCGATCAATACGGACGGCACGCTGAACCTCGCCCGGCAGGCAGCCGCGGCGGGTGTGCGCCGTTTCGTGTTCGTGAGTTCGGTCAAGGTCAATGGCGAGTCCACCGACGGACGGCCGTTCACGCCCGAGGATCCGCCGGCGCCCACCGATCCCTACGGTATCTCCAAATGGGAAGCCGAGCAGGCACTGGCCCGCCTGAGCCAGGAGACGGGGCTGGAGGTAGTGATCGTCCGGCCGCCGTTGATCTATGGGCCGGGAGTAAAGGCTAACTTCCTTCGGCTCGTCCAGGCCATTGGACGGGGCATGCCGTTGCCGTTCGGTCTGGTACGCAACAAACGCAGCCTGGTCGCTGTGGATAACCTGTGCTCCGCGCTGATCGCCTGCGCCACGCACGAGGCCGCCGCCGGCCACACCTTCCTCGTGTCGGACGGCCAGGATCTGTCCACGCCCGAGCTCGTTCGCGCGATCGCGCGTGGCACGGGGCGTCCGGCGCGGCTGCTGCCGGTGCCGCCCGCGCTGATGCTGCTGGCCGCCGGGATGCTCGGGAAGGGGGAGGCGGCACGCCGGGTGCTGGGGTCGCTCCAGGTCGATGCGTCCGCGTTGCAGCGCGTGCTCGGGTGGTATCCGCCATACAGTGCCAGTGACAAGCTTGCCGAATCCGCGCGCCATGTCGTGGAGAGCAGGAAATAA
- a CDS encoding polysaccharide biosynthesis protein encodes MDTIALPICFMIALGLRLGSFHVVNATSLIFAGMMTAVALAFFVRTGLYGAVIRFIELRVVLIIGMGLGVVVLAAYGIMLLFGQAGLPRTSLGIFWLVAFAYLTVSRFAARSLSRRISVGPARFRQRAMIYGAGEAGAQLAQAMQNSREYDAVCFVDDHQALWGKSVSGIRVVSPDQIRHRIDRDRISVIVVAIPSARPSRVTEIISTLECYAVPVRVLPGMTGLVDGQTAISAIRAVEPSDLLGRDQVPPRADLFARCITGKTVMVTGAGGSIGSELCRQIMTQAPKALVLFDHSEYNLYAIESELSLKFPTTRLVTVLGSVKNESLLTHVMTTEKVQTVYHAAAYKHVPIVESNVLQGVANNVLGSYAVAQAAGNSGVEACVLVSTDKAVRPTNIMGTTKRAAELVFQAATDYFADTCFSMVRFGNVLGSSGSVVPLFEKQISAGGPITLTHADITRYFMLIPEAAQLVIQAGAMAKGGEVFVLDMGEPVRIIDLARKMIRLSGYSECTAQHPDGDIEIKVVGLRPGEKLYEELLIGDSAEPSEHPKIMRAHERKLPWNEVVRSATELRRACDTFDQDSAIAVLSTLVPEYREPEHHAQMRVIA; translated from the coding sequence GTGGATACGATCGCCCTGCCGATCTGCTTCATGATCGCGCTGGGGCTTCGCCTCGGCAGTTTTCATGTCGTCAATGCCACGTCGCTGATTTTTGCCGGCATGATGACGGCGGTGGCGCTGGCGTTCTTCGTTCGCACGGGCCTGTATGGCGCGGTGATCCGGTTTATCGAACTGCGTGTGGTGCTGATTATCGGCATGGGCCTTGGCGTGGTCGTGCTGGCGGCCTACGGCATCATGCTGTTGTTCGGGCAGGCGGGTCTGCCGCGGACCTCGCTTGGCATTTTCTGGCTCGTGGCGTTTGCCTATCTGACGGTATCGCGATTCGCGGCCCGTTCGCTTTCGCGCCGCATTTCCGTCGGTCCGGCCCGATTCCGCCAGCGCGCGATGATATACGGCGCGGGCGAGGCCGGTGCGCAGCTGGCTCAGGCGATGCAAAACAGCCGCGAATATGACGCCGTCTGTTTTGTCGACGATCACCAGGCGCTCTGGGGCAAGTCGGTCTCCGGCATTCGGGTCGTGTCGCCCGACCAGATTCGCCATCGGATCGATCGCGATCGGATTTCCGTGATCGTGGTGGCGATTCCTTCCGCGCGGCCGTCGCGTGTGACCGAGATCATTTCGACGCTCGAATGCTATGCCGTGCCGGTCCGGGTGCTGCCGGGCATGACGGGCCTTGTCGACGGGCAGACCGCGATCTCGGCGATTCGCGCGGTGGAGCCGAGCGATCTGCTGGGCCGCGACCAGGTGCCGCCGCGCGCCGATCTGTTCGCGCGCTGCATTACTGGCAAGACGGTCATGGTGACGGGCGCCGGCGGCTCCATCGGCAGCGAGCTCTGCCGGCAGATCATGACGCAGGCGCCCAAGGCGCTGGTGCTGTTCGATCACTCCGAATACAACCTCTATGCGATCGAATCGGAGCTGTCGCTGAAGTTTCCGACGACGCGGCTGGTGACCGTGCTGGGGTCGGTCAAGAACGAATCGCTGCTGACGCATGTGATGACGACCGAGAAGGTGCAGACGGTCTATCACGCGGCCGCGTACAAGCATGTGCCGATCGTCGAGAGCAACGTTCTGCAGGGCGTGGCCAACAACGTGCTGGGATCCTATGCGGTCGCGCAGGCTGCGGGCAATTCCGGTGTGGAAGCGTGCGTGCTGGTCTCCACGGACAAGGCCGTGCGGCCCACGAACATCATGGGGACGACCAAGCGCGCCGCGGAACTGGTGTTCCAGGCGGCCACCGATTACTTTGCCGACACCTGTTTCTCGATGGTGCGCTTTGGCAACGTGCTCGGGTCGTCCGGTTCGGTGGTCCCGCTCTTCGAGAAGCAGATCAGCGCGGGTGGCCCCATTACGCTCACGCATGCCGATATCACGCGTTATTTCATGCTGATTCCGGAAGCCGCGCAGCTCGTCATTCAGGCGGGTGCCATGGCGAAGGGCGGCGAAGTGTTCGTGCTCGATATGGGCGAGCCCGTGCGTATTATCGACCTGGCCCGGAAGATGATCCGCCTCTCGGGCTACAGCGAATGCACGGCGCAACATCCCGATGGCGACATCGAGATCAAGGTCGTCGGATTACGCCCCGGCGAAAAGCTTTACGAGGAACTTCTCATCGGCGATAGCGCCGAACCGAGCGAGCATCCGAAAATCATGCGCGCACACGAGCGCAAGCTGCCATGGAACGAGGTGGTACGCTCGGCCACGGAATTGCGCCGCGCGTGCGACACGTTCGATCAGGACAGTGCGATCGCCGTGCTTTCGACGCTGGTGCCTGAATACCGCGAACCCGAGCATCATGCCCAGATGCGAGTGATCGCCTGA